Proteins encoded in a region of the Nitrospirota bacterium genome:
- a CDS encoding carboxypeptidase regulatory-like domain-containing protein, translating into MTLTELLRETTVTFVLMTLMLVASVPMLRPAAAYDVVDVQHGGTIHGTIGLDGPLPEPKGFNLITFPDPVYCGRISNGSGWRLLHDFVVSPQGGLQDAIVLLEGVQAGKPFETSVPLIEARDCKFQPFMTIVRNGHAVEVINMDPVMHDIQGYETSIESGARTLFNTPLVMNQQHHRGDIHATHNHAPGKSLVGPVYLNKGRRTFYMQCGFHAYMESWAMAVNNPYYALTDSSGKFSIEHIPPGTYQLVVWHPQTGPGVTKTVTIHTDGVLVERLSLLAPKGNRSAFKVIDNPRFGPDTLGYSVDIQPLVEHQH; encoded by the coding sequence ATGACGTTAACTGAACTTCTTCGAGAGACAACCGTGACGTTCGTACTCATGACCCTCATGCTCGTCGCAAGTGTGCCCATGCTGAGGCCTGCAGCGGCGTACGATGTGGTTGATGTCCAGCATGGAGGGACGATTCACGGCACGATCGGGCTCGATGGCCCATTGCCGGAGCCGAAAGGCTTTAACCTGATCACGTTTCCAGATCCTGTCTATTGTGGCCGTATCTCGAACGGCTCAGGGTGGAGGCTGCTCCACGACTTTGTCGTGAGCCCTCAAGGGGGACTGCAAGACGCCATCGTCTTGCTCGAAGGGGTTCAAGCCGGGAAGCCGTTTGAAACCTCCGTGCCCTTGATCGAAGCGCGTGATTGCAAGTTCCAACCCTTCATGACGATTGTGCGAAACGGGCATGCCGTCGAAGTGATCAACATGGATCCCGTGATGCACGACATTCAAGGTTATGAAACGTCGATCGAGTCAGGCGCGCGTACGTTGTTCAATACGCCGCTAGTGATGAATCAGCAGCATCACCGTGGCGACATCCATGCGACCCACAATCATGCACCGGGAAAGTCTCTGGTTGGTCCGGTGTATCTGAATAAAGGGCGTCGGACGTTCTACATGCAGTGCGGCTTCCATGCCTACATGGAAAGTTGGGCGATGGCGGTCAATAACCCCTACTATGCGTTGACCGACTCGTCCGGAAAGTTTTCGATTGAGCATATTCCTCCGGGCACCTATCAGTTGGTCGTATGGCATCCGCAGACCGGCCCTGGTGTCACCAAGACGGTCACGATCCACACTGACGGTGTATTGGTCGAACGTCTTTCTCTCCTCGCTCCAAAGGGGAATCGCTCCGCGTTCAAAGTGATAGACAATCCCCGTTTCGGCCCAGACACGCTGGGGTATTCCGTCGACATCCAGCCACTCGTCGAGCATCAGCACTAA
- a CDS encoding HEAT repeat domain-containing protein gives MGEWNGSRRSGHWYLFTAAMVAWLTLWSGVEQSMSAAGTSSVPKEAQEAYDKKQYGQVIDLLAKLEKEQALSSDVRRLRIHSFLKLANPKDALGEYDKLELALKHDEIPLLREVALGFIVVMVKDMRDQMRGAAYTALKEVDSDEVVPYFEDGLSDGSGPVRVLAVEGLGRSEAGRKSTKLRAAIEDQAGLVKARVVKILGRTGDPGVMPLVESATKDELSTVRIAAYAALIRLGKKEAWTQLHQAAESLNPEDRADAIRTIADLNDQRGVPIMIESLTYKQPSVRGAAARGLGHLGRKEVRGKIELLLKDPIPGVRESAVGGLADLGGTESVPALTQALGDGSFTVRASAIAGLLQLGQPYSTVAPTVLSMAQQNDTAMRASAAYALGKATKANAPGAIALLTSLTADPLPGPKIVALRSLGHVGDRELVPLMKELLHDTNDAVRATAAGALLHLLQQKK, from the coding sequence ATGGGGGAATGGAATGGGAGCAGGCGGTCGGGTCATTGGTATCTGTTCACCGCGGCGATGGTTGCCTGGTTGACGCTGTGGAGTGGCGTCGAGCAATCGATGTCGGCGGCCGGAACGTCATCGGTGCCCAAGGAAGCGCAAGAGGCCTACGACAAGAAACAGTATGGACAGGTGATTGATCTGTTGGCCAAGTTGGAGAAGGAGCAGGCGCTCAGTTCGGACGTCCGCCGGCTGAGGATTCACTCCTTTCTTAAACTGGCGAATCCCAAGGACGCGCTCGGTGAGTACGACAAGTTGGAGCTCGCGCTCAAGCACGATGAGATCCCTCTTCTCCGAGAGGTGGCGCTGGGGTTCATCGTGGTGATGGTCAAAGACATGCGCGATCAGATGCGCGGGGCTGCATATACCGCACTGAAAGAGGTGGATTCTGACGAGGTCGTCCCGTATTTTGAAGATGGGCTCAGCGACGGTTCTGGACCGGTCAGGGTTCTTGCCGTCGAGGGGCTTGGGCGATCCGAGGCCGGCAGGAAATCGACGAAATTGCGCGCGGCGATCGAGGATCAAGCAGGATTGGTGAAGGCGCGCGTGGTGAAAATACTCGGTCGAACGGGAGATCCAGGCGTCATGCCGCTCGTCGAATCGGCGACCAAGGATGAGCTCAGCACGGTTCGTATTGCAGCCTATGCGGCCTTGATCAGGCTCGGCAAGAAAGAAGCCTGGACTCAATTGCATCAGGCCGCAGAGTCGCTGAATCCTGAGGATCGAGCTGACGCGATTCGCACGATCGCCGACTTGAACGACCAGCGCGGCGTCCCGATCATGATCGAGTCGTTGACGTATAAACAGCCCTCCGTTCGCGGTGCGGCGGCCAGGGGGCTTGGGCATCTCGGACGAAAAGAGGTGCGGGGGAAGATTGAACTGCTTCTGAAGGACCCTATCCCGGGCGTGCGCGAATCGGCGGTGGGGGGATTGGCGGATCTGGGAGGGACTGAATCAGTGCCGGCACTCACGCAGGCGCTCGGTGACGGCAGCTTTACCGTTCGTGCCTCAGCGATTGCCGGGTTGCTCCAACTCGGCCAGCCCTATTCGACCGTGGCACCTACCGTACTATCGATGGCCCAACAGAACGATACGGCTATGCGCGCTTCTGCGGCCTATGCCCTTGGGAAAGCGACCAAGGCCAATGCTCCAGGGGCGATCGCGCTGTTAACCAGTTTGACGGCTGATCCGCTTCCCGGTCCGAAGATTGTGGCGCTTCGATCGCTCGGGCATGTGGGGGACCGAGAGCTGGTTCCCCTCATGAAAGAATTACTGCATGACACAAACGATGCCGTGCGAGCCACTGCGGCGGGAGCACTGCTACACCTCCTGCAACAAAAGAAATAG